A stretch of Pomacea canaliculata isolate SZHN2017 linkage group LG6, ASM307304v1, whole genome shotgun sequence DNA encodes these proteins:
- the LOC112565948 gene encoding uncharacterized protein LOC112565948 has translation MNSSTLDTPVINYYPWSNPRNIISFEVYQYALYYFNTAVKPFLVLVGVPTNLINCMVFRSQGLRDRMNLCLFTMAAVDITYLLYSLVLAVALWIKVVQPVVGEELYMKALYYALGVSHGWREASALVGLVIAVERCICVVFPLKAASLMKTRTMGILLATVVISMQVGFITWPVKQYVFSVYDNTTGQIRWKTEISSQWQANSFFMSFTVIEDTFMLVILPTVALIVIFTATLITIIKLKAAMYWRRKMSSFGNMAHIQQVALTQMLVLVSCVYITCKLPWIAVTFTSILDPEFSDTGSNYNIYKVSQLAAQMCSHANSSVHFFIYIFMSSRFRSQLRELLCATPVGK, from the coding sequence ATGAATTCGTCTACCTTGGACACACCGGTTATAAATTACTACCCCTGGAGTAATCCGCGGAATATAATATCGTTCGAAGTCTATCAGTATGCTTTGTACTACTTCAACACCGCGGTTAAACCCTTCTTGGTCCTGGTTGGCGTCCCCACCAACCTCATCAACTGCATGGTGTTCAGGAGCCAGGGGCTGAGggaccgcatgaacctctgtctcttcaccATGGCGGCCGTGGACATCACCTACCTCCTGTACTCGCTGGTCCTTGCTGTGGCTCTGTGGATCAAGGTGGTGCAGCCTGTGGTGGGGGAGGAGCTGTACATGAAGGCGCTGTACTACGCCCTGGGTGTCAGTCACGGGTGGAGGGAGGCATCAGCCCTGGTGGGGCTGGTCATCGCGGTGGAGCGGTGCATCTGTGTCGTCTTCCCGCTAAAAGCTGCGTCGCTGATGAAGACTCGAACCATGGGCATCCTGCTGGCCACCGTTGTCATCTCCATGCAGGTCGGCTTCATCACGTGGCCTGTCAAACAATATGTCTTCTCCGTTTACGATAACACGACTGGACAAATCCGGTGGAAAACTGAGATTTCGAGCCAGTGGCAGGCAAACTCTTTTTTCATGTCATTCACCGTTATTGAAGACACGTTCATGCTTGTCATTCTGCCCACGGTCGCCTTAATCGTTATTTTTACCGCCACACTAATTACAATTATCAAGCTGAAAGCGGCCATGTATTGGAGGAGAAAGATGAGCTCATTCGGCAATATGGCGCACatccagcaggtggcgctgacccAGATGCTGGTGTTGGTGTCGTGTGTGTACATCACCTGCAAACTGCCCTGGATCGCCGTCACCTTCACCAGCATCCTTGACCCCGAGTTTTCCGACACAGGCAGCAACTACAACATCTACAAAGTCTCGCAGCTGGCAGCACAGATGTGTTCACATGCAAACAGCTCTGTTCACTTCTTCATTTACATCTTCATGTCGTCTCGTTTCAGATCACAGCTTCGTGAACTGTTGTGTGCGACACCTGTCGGCAAGTAG